Proteins encoded by one window of bacterium:
- the prfA gene encoding peptide chain release factor 1, with amino-acid sequence MRKDIKDAVEKARVQHAALSLELAKPEITADTAALQTLSKRYGDLSKIVGCASSLEKSESQLETVEELIQTGGSDMRELAEEEKKALQKNIEELSEELDRLALGIVSPSNISSVIMEIRGGVGGGEAALFAEELRRMYSRFAERKGWKIRVISRSTTDLGGIKEVVMDIDGKNCYRLLRHESGVHRVQRIPETEKSGRVHTSTASVAVLPKAETVDVQIRPEDIETETYRSGGPGGQNVNKVETAFRIHHKPTGIIVAMQEERSQAANRERAFEVLGAKLLEAKIAASEKTQKDSRREQIGTQDRSEKIRTYNFPQDRVTDHRIKHSWHNLPSIMEGNIEDVVETLQTEL; translated from the coding sequence ATGAGGAAGGACATCAAAGATGCCGTTGAAAAAGCCCGCGTTCAACACGCGGCGCTTTCACTTGAGCTTGCAAAGCCAGAAATTACCGCGGACACCGCCGCGCTGCAAACCCTGTCCAAGCGCTACGGAGATCTTTCCAAAATCGTCGGGTGCGCATCATCTTTGGAAAAATCCGAAAGTCAGCTTGAAACCGTAGAAGAACTTATACAGACGGGGGGCTCGGACATGCGGGAGCTTGCCGAAGAGGAAAAAAAAGCTCTCCAAAAAAATATCGAGGAGCTCTCGGAGGAACTTGACCGCCTGGCTTTGGGCATCGTGTCTCCGTCAAATATCTCAAGCGTCATTATGGAAATACGCGGCGGCGTGGGCGGCGGGGAAGCAGCGCTCTTTGCCGAGGAATTGCGCCGCATGTACAGCCGCTTTGCGGAGCGCAAGGGATGGAAAATACGCGTCATCTCCCGGAGCACAACGGATCTGGGAGGCATCAAGGAGGTTGTCATGGATATTGACGGAAAAAATTGCTACCGTCTTTTGCGCCATGAATCGGGCGTACACAGGGTTCAACGCATCCCGGAAACAGAAAAATCGGGCAGAGTGCACACCTCCACCGCGTCCGTGGCCGTACTTCCCAAGGCCGAAACGGTAGACGTGCAGATCCGACCTGAAGACATCGAGACGGAAACATACCGATCCGGGGGTCCGGGGGGGCAGAACGTCAACAAGGTGGAGACTGCATTCCGCATTCACCACAAACCAACCGGCATTATCGTGGCCATGCAGGAAGAGCGTTCCCAGGCCGCAAACCGCGAGCGGGCTTTTGAGGTATTGGGGGCCAAACTTCTTGAGGCAAAAATTGCGGCCTCGGAAAAAACGCAAAAAGATTCCCGAAGAGAACAGATCGGGACGCAGGACCGTTCAGAAAAAATACGAACCTATAATTTTCCGCAGGACCGGGTTACGGACCACCGTATAAAACATTCGTGGCACAACCTTCCTTCAATCATGGAAGGAAACATTGAGGATGTAGTGGAAACGCTGCAGACCGAATTATGA
- the rpsB gene encoding 30S ribosomal protein S2, whose product MSQDPSNKVEDVIPAEAGIPVSHPKLNVLLEMLREGVHFGHRTSRWSPKMYNYVHGTKGTIHVINLESTLEKLEEAEAFVENLGREGKTVLFVGTKPSACAIIESEAKRCLMPHVVNRWLGGTLTNFSSLSKRLKYLDDLEAKKQRGELAKYTKKERVDFDKELAELEEKFGGIRQLTKIPDALFIVDITKETTAVREAKRMRVPTIALVDTNADPTLVTHPIPANDDAITAVSYIVKRIADAILKGKSAMQKTAEPEQHL is encoded by the coding sequence ATGTCTCAAGACCCATCAAACAAAGTAGAAGACGTTATTCCTGCGGAAGCAGGTATTCCCGTTTCGCATCCGAAGCTCAATGTGCTTTTGGAAATGCTTCGGGAGGGAGTGCATTTTGGGCATCGCACGAGTCGCTGGTCGCCCAAAATGTACAACTACGTGCACGGCACGAAAGGAACCATTCACGTGATCAATCTGGAAAGTACGCTTGAAAAACTCGAAGAAGCGGAGGCATTCGTTGAAAATTTGGGACGTGAGGGGAAAACGGTTCTTTTCGTAGGGACCAAGCCGTCCGCATGCGCCATCATTGAAAGCGAGGCTAAGCGATGCCTCATGCCGCATGTCGTAAATAGATGGCTTGGAGGAACATTGACGAACTTTTCATCGCTTTCCAAGCGTCTTAAGTATCTTGACGATTTGGAGGCAAAAAAACAGCGCGGGGAACTTGCCAAGTATACTAAAAAAGAACGGGTTGATTTTGACAAGGAGCTTGCGGAACTTGAGGAAAAATTCGGCGGCATCAGGCAACTTACCAAAATCCCCGATGCGCTTTTTATCGTGGACATCACCAAGGAAACGACCGCAGTGCGCGAAGCAAAGCGCATGCGGGTCCCGACAATAGCCCTTGTTGATACGAACGCCGATCCCACGCTGGTCACGCATCCTATTCCGGCAAACGACGACGCGATCACCGCTGTCTCTTACATCGTGAAACGCATTGCCGACGCCATACTCAAAGGAAAATCGGCAATGCAAAAAACAGCGGAGCCGGAACAACATTTATAA
- a CDS encoding translation elongation factor Ts, which translates to MPISTEAIKNLREKTQAALGDCRASLEEAGGDMQRAEELLRVRGKLIAEKKASRAAHAGIVEAYVHQNGRVGVLVEVRCETDFVARNEFFKALAHDVALQIAAMSPLYVEPGEIPEEIVSRERANFEKEFSSSGKPPEVVKKIVEGKLAKLFEEKSLLTQAFVKDPSRSVRDIITDIVGKLGENVRVERFVRYEF; encoded by the coding sequence ATGCCAATTTCTACGGAAGCGATAAAGAATCTTCGCGAAAAGACACAAGCGGCTTTGGGCGATTGCAGAGCTTCGCTTGAAGAGGCCGGCGGTGACATGCAGCGCGCAGAAGAGTTGTTGCGCGTTCGCGGAAAGCTTATTGCGGAGAAAAAAGCCAGCCGAGCCGCGCATGCGGGCATTGTTGAGGCATACGTGCATCAGAATGGCCGCGTCGGAGTGCTTGTGGAAGTGCGATGCGAAACCGATTTCGTTGCCCGCAATGAGTTTTTCAAAGCCTTGGCCCACGATGTTGCGCTGCAAATTGCGGCGATGAGCCCGTTATACGTGGAACCCGGAGAAATTCCCGAAGAGATTGTTTCGCGCGAGCGCGCGAATTTTGAGAAAGAATTTTCCTCATCGGGCAAACCCCCGGAGGTTGTTAAAAAAATCGTTGAAGGAAAATTGGCTAAACTTTTTGAAGAAAAATCTCTCTTGACACAGGCATTCGTGAAAGACCCTTCGCGAAGCGTTCGCGATATCATCACGGACATCGTGGGAAAACTTGGAGAGAATGTCCGCGTTGAACGATTTGTGAGATACGAATTTTAA